ATCCCATCAATCATGATGTTGGTCGGTTGACCTTTATGTAAAGGCTCCAGCATCAGCTTCAGGTGCTTCTCGCCAACCAATTTCTGATGAAGCACTTTAAATTCACCGTCGAACAGAGGTTCAGGGAAAGCTTGCCCCCAAGGTCCACCAGCACGAAGCATCTCTGCGATATGCATAGAAAACTCTTCAGGCTTCAACTCACCGTCAGACAAAATCACACCTTTGAGTGCGGCGTCGTCCAACTCTTGTTTCACAGCCTCATCAAACAACTGAGCAAATCGTTCGAAGTCTTTTTCCATGATCGTCAGGCCAGCTGCCATGGCGTGACCACCAAACTTGAGGATCAAGCCGGGGTTTTGAGTATCAATACGATCGAGAGTATCACGCATATGTAGGCCCGGAATCGAACGACATGAGCCCTTAATGCTCCCTTCACCACCATCGGCGAAGGCAATCACAGGTCGGTGGAACTTTTCTTTGATTCGAGATGCCAAAATACCAATCACACCTTGGTGCCAATCACGCTGAAACAGCACCAGCCCATGAGGCATATCCTTGTCACCAAACTGAAGACGCTCACAAAAAGCCATTGCTTCCTGCTTCATACCTTCTTCAATTTCTTTACGCGTTTGGTTCAGACCATCCAGCTCACTTGCCATACGACGTGCAGCATGAATGTTGTTGGCCATCAAAAGCTCAACACCAAACGACATATCATCTAAGCGACCAGCTGCGTTGATACGCGGACCTAGTGCAAAACCGAAATCGGCAGCAACCAACCGACGCGCATCTCGCTTTGCGACTTCAATCAATGCTTGAATGCCAGGTCGTGCTTTGCCGGCACGAATACGCTGCAGACCTTGGTGAACCAGAATACGATTGTTTTCATCCAATGGCACCACATCAGCAACCGTACCCAGAGCCACCAAATCAATCAGCTCCATCAATTTTGGTTCAGCCATGCCCTGCTCGGCAAACCATCCCTGCTTTCTCATATGAACACACAACGCCATCATGAGATAAAACGCCACTCCCACGCCAGCCAAGGCTTTCGAAGGAAAAGCGCACTCTTCTAAATTTGGGTTGACCATCGCATCGACGTTAGGTAACTCATGGCCCGGCAGGTGGTGGTCAGTAACTAATACTTTTAGCCCCTGCTCTTTGGCGTATCGCACACCATCAATTGAAGAGACACCATTATCGACCGTCATGATCACTTCAGCGCCAATCTCAATCGCCTGATCAACGACTTCTGGGCTAAGACCATAACCATCTTCAAAGCGATTCGGCACCAAATAATCGACGTTATTGGAACCAAGCATTCGCAATGCGAGCACCGATAGAGCCGAGCTGGTTGCCCCATCAGCATCGAAATCTCCGACAACAATAATACGTTGATTACTCTGAATAGATTCAAATAGCAGCTCGACCGCGGCGTCAATACCATGCAATTTTTGATAAGAATGCAATGCACGCGCAGTCGTTTCTAACTGCTGGGCACTGGTGATACCACGTGAGATGTAAATGCGCTTAAGAAGTGGAGCAATGTCGGTGGAAAGCAGACTGAGATCAACCTCAGGCCGGCGTTGAATTTCGATCATAGATTGGATTGAGCCTTGTTCTTGGGCAGGACGCCTGAATAGCGAACAAGTTAACAGATGAGAATCTTATATCAACCTAATTCATGACATAGGATTCTCATCACAGGGTCGCTTGTCAGGCGCTCAAACGTAACTCTGGAGATTGAATTACGATTTTTGTGTTTGTTGTAGGCGTTGCAGCATCTGTTCTGGTGGTAAGTAGCCGCCAACCATTTCACCATTTGGTAGGAAAATCGCTGGCGTGCCACTAATACCTAACTCACGCCCAAGAGTATAATGCTCTTTGATGATTTCCTGATACTTGGCGAAATCTTTGCTCTTTTCTGGGAACTCACGTTTCACCTTACCGTTATGCATGGCAGCTTGTGGTTCGTCCGAGCCCCAAATTGCTGCCATTTGATCCGCAACAGAACCCGTTGCCCCTTGACGTGGGTAAGCCATGTAACGAATAGTGATACCCAAATCATTGTAATCTTTCATTTGGTTATGAAGACGTACACAGTAGCCACAGGTAATATCCGTGAAGACAGTGATAACGTATTTCTCGTCTTTAGCCTTAAACTCGATCATGCTGTCTTTGAATGCTTCGATTTTAGCCGCATTGATCGGCGCCTGACGTTTCGCCAGCACATCTTCATATTGGCCATTGCCATCAAGCTTATAAAGTGTACCTGCTAAAAAGTATTCACCGTCTGGTGAAGCAAAAAGAATTCCTCCACTGGTCTGCACTTCGACTAAACCATCGATATCTGCAGGCGCCACTTTTTTCACTTCCAATCCTAGCTTGGCAAAACGCTCTTCAAGCTGAGCTGTATCAAATTTTACTTCCGCTGCAGATACTGCCTGTGCTGCCACAAGCAGTGGTAACGTAAGTAGAGTCACTCGGCGTAGTACGCTCATTAAATTCACCTTAAATCGATTTAGTTATAACCATGAGCGCTTAAGCTCTTGGGTGATGATCACTGTGTAGCTGTTTCAATCGTTCAGTTGCTACATGAGTATAAATTTGTGTTGTCGACAAGTCACTGTGTCCGAGTAGCATCTGTACCACTCGCAGGTCAGCGCCGTAGTTGAGCAAATGCGTCGCAAAAGCATGGCGCAATACATGCGGTGACAGTATCTCGGTATCAATGCCAGCCAAAACCGCATAATGCTTGATACGATACCAAAACGTCTGACGCGTCATTTGGCGCGCA
This sequence is a window from Vibrio coralliilyticus. Protein-coding genes within it:
- the recJ gene encoding single-stranded-DNA-specific exonuclease RecJ, translating into MIEIQRRPEVDLSLLSTDIAPLLKRIYISRGITSAQQLETTARALHSYQKLHGIDAAVELLFESIQSNQRIIVVGDFDADGATSSALSVLALRMLGSNNVDYLVPNRFEDGYGLSPEVVDQAIEIGAEVIMTVDNGVSSIDGVRYAKEQGLKVLVTDHHLPGHELPNVDAMVNPNLEECAFPSKALAGVGVAFYLMMALCVHMRKQGWFAEQGMAEPKLMELIDLVALGTVADVVPLDENNRILVHQGLQRIRAGKARPGIQALIEVAKRDARRLVAADFGFALGPRINAAGRLDDMSFGVELLMANNIHAARRMASELDGLNQTRKEIEEGMKQEAMAFCERLQFGDKDMPHGLVLFQRDWHQGVIGILASRIKEKFHRPVIAFADGGEGSIKGSCRSIPGLHMRDTLDRIDTQNPGLILKFGGHAMAAGLTIMEKDFERFAQLFDEAVKQELDDAALKGVILSDGELKPEEFSMHIAEMLRAGGPWGQAFPEPLFDGEFKVLHQKLVGEKHLKLMLEPLHKGQPTNIMIDGIAFNVDLRRWPDASVKTVRLAYKLDINEFRGNQSLQLMIDHIEAK
- the dsbC gene encoding bifunctional protein-disulfide isomerase/oxidoreductase DsbC is translated as MSVLRRVTLLTLPLLVAAQAVSAAEVKFDTAQLEERFAKLGLEVKKVAPADIDGLVEVQTSGGILFASPDGEYFLAGTLYKLDGNGQYEDVLAKRQAPINAAKIEAFKDSMIEFKAKDEKYVITVFTDITCGYCVRLHNQMKDYNDLGITIRYMAYPRQGATGSVADQMAAIWGSDEPQAAMHNGKVKREFPEKSKDFAKYQEIIKEHYTLGRELGISGTPAIFLPNGEMVGGYLPPEQMLQRLQQTQKS